A stretch of DNA from Aerosakkonema funiforme FACHB-1375:
GCTACGGCACAAATTCAGCAGTTGGTGGAAAAGATTACCCAGGCAACTCAGCTGCAAACTCAACAATCGCAATCGGTGACAGCAACGATGACGAGTGTGGCGGCGATCGCTAACAAAACTTCTGAGGATTCTCTGAATATTTCTGCTTCGTTCAAAGAGTTAGTAGCAATGGCAGAAGAGTTGCAGGCTAGTGTAGGCAGATTTAAAGTCAGCTAATTTTAGATTTTAGATTGCAGATTTCAAATTTAAGGGATTAATTAATCTGCAATCTGAAATTTTAAATGTAAAATTGGCAATTTATCAGGGGTATATATGAACCGAGAACAGATGAAAACACGAACTAAGGAGTTTGCCAAACGGGTAATTAACTTGTGCAGGAAACTTCCGGAAACCAGAGAAGGGCAGCTTATTGGCAATCAACTATTCAGATCGGGAACTTCAGTAGGTGCTAATTATCGCGCTGCTTGTCGAGGGCGATCGAGGGCTGAATTTATTGCCAAACTCGGTATTGTTTTGGAAGAAGCTGATGAATCTTTATACTGGCTGGAAATACTGGCAGAAACTGAAATTGTCAAGCCTGAACTTTTGATGTCGCTTATGAGCGAGACTAAAGAACTTGTGGCTATCTTTGTCGCTAGTCTCAATACAGCCAAAGGCAAAGTGTAAAATAGCCAATTTAAGATTTAAGATGGCAGATTGAATAAATTTGCTATCTGCCATCTCAAACTCTTACTTAAATTTGAAATCTGAAATCTCAAATTTTAAATTAATATGAGCCTTGATACCAATATCCGCGAACAGGGTTATCAGTATTTTGTTGCAGAAGCACCGGAACTTTTGCAGGCGATCGAACAAGATTTGCTGACTTTGCGAGAAGATTACAGCCTTGTTAAAGTGCATAGCTTAATGAGGACAACCCATACCCTTAAAGGTGCGGCTGCCAATATGGGGCTGGAGACGATTAAAACGATCGCTCACCATTTGGAGGATGTATTTAAAGTTCTATATAGCCCCGATTTGTCGATCGATACAGAATTAGAAACGCTGTTAATTGAAGGGTATGAGTGTTTGCGCTTTCCTTTGATGGCGGAAATACAAGGCGGTTATATAAATGACAATGAAGTTTTGGATCGGGCAGTTTATGTATTTGCCCAATTGCAAGAAAAATTGGGAGATTATTTTGCTCGCGAAACGCATATTCCTACTTCGGTGGAGTTAG
This window harbors:
- a CDS encoding four helix bundle protein, producing the protein MKTRTKEFAKRVINLCRKLPETREGQLIGNQLFRSGTSVGANYRAACRGRSRAEFIAKLGIVLEEADESLYWLEILAETEIVKPELLMSLMSETKELVAIFVASLNTAKGKV